The following is a genomic window from Dehalococcoidales bacterium.
CACTGAGGTGGCAGAGGGCTACTGCCAGGGCATCAGCGGCATCGTTTGGTTCCGGAACCTGGGATAGCTTGAGCTGAAGCCTGACCATCTCCTGAATCTGCTCCTTGGAGCTGGCACCGTAGTTGGCTACCCGCTGCTTTATCCGGGCGGGGGTATATTCATAGCTGGGGATTCCCTTGTAGTCGGCGACCAGGAAAGCCACCGCTTGAGCACGGCCGATGGCCAGCGCCGACTTGACATTTTTGGCCAGAAAAGGTTGCTCTACAGCGACAGCATCAGGCTGATAGCGTGCCACAATTTCCAGGAGCTGATTATAGAGATAACTCAAACGCTCCCCGATTGGGGAGCGTGGCGCAGGATTAAGAGAACCGTAATCGACCAGACTTATTTCATCGTCTTTGCCGGCTATTATCCCGTAG
Proteins encoded in this region:
- the ruvC gene encoding crossover junction endodeoxyribonuclease RuvC produces the protein MIILGVDPGTIAMGYGIIAGKDDEISLVDYGSLNPAPRSPIGERLSYLYNQLLEIVARYQPDAVAVEQPFLAKNVKSALAIGRAQAVAFLVADYKGIPSYEYTPARIKQRVANYGASSKEQIQEMVRLQLKLSQVPEPNDAADALAVALCHLS